The genome window CGACGGGAGGAGGGTTTCGAACGCTGGACGGTGAGTCTCGACACCGCCCGGGAGTTGAGCGAAAACATCGCTCCCGGGGAGACGGCCAGCATCGTGGCCCTCAGCCACACGGAAGCCTTCGAGGTCAAGGCCAACGGCATGGCGACCCGCTTCAGTCAGACCATCAGCCTGGTCCGCGATCCCCAGGCGGGCAGCTTCGCGCGCCACTTCAGCATCACCTACTCTCCACGCCTCAGGCGGGTGCGCATTCTCGACGCCAAGCTGGTGCGGAAAGACGGATCCGTGGTCCCCGCCGCCCGGCGGGAGCGCCCCCTGCTTCCCGATCCGGAATTGCGGATGTGGTACGACAGCCGCGTGCTGGAACTGAGCTTTCCCCGGCTCGAAGAGGGCGACCTGATCGACGTGCGTTACACGATCAGTGACATCGGTCACGCCAATCCCATCGCCGACGGGTACTTCGGCGATCTCGTCGCCATCGGCACCATGGTCCCGGTGCTCTCCTCCCGCCTGATCCTCGAGGCGCCCACCTCGCTTCCCCTGCGCTATCAACTCGTCAACCTGCCCGAACCCGGGCAGGCGACCCTTTCCGAGAACGGAGAGACTCGACGGATCCAGGTCGAACTCCCCCCTCTGCCGGCCTATCCCGACGCGCCACTGGCTCCTCCCGCGACCCACCGGGTCCCCTACGCCGTCGTCTCCTCGGTCGCCGACTGGAACGAGCTGGGGCGCCTGTACGCCCGGCTGCTGCGGCCCCAGATGCGCACCACCAGCGAGCTTCAACGCATCGTCCGGGAAGTGACAGCAGGCGTACAGAGCCCGCGCCGGAAGATCTTCGAGCTCTATCGCTGGGTGATCGAAAACACGCGCTACGTAGCGCTCGAATTCGGGATCCACGCGATCAAGCCCTACGACGTGGCCGCCGTGCTCGACCGGCACTACGGTGACTGCAAGGACAAGGCCAACCTGCTGGTCGCCATGCTGGGCGAGGCCGGCATCCAGGCCCACGTCGCCCTGTTGCGCAGCCGCCAGCGGGGCCGGATCGACACGACGATTCCAGTCTTCTCGGCCTTCGATCACGCCATCGTCTACGTGCCCTCCGAGTCGCTCTGGCTCGACGGCACGGTGCTCAGTCACGGCCCCCGGGAGTTACCCATGGCCGACCGGAATGCCCTGGCCCTGGTGATCGATCCGGACGGTCCGGTCTACGGCGCCCTGCAGACCACACCCGGAGCCACCGCCTCGGACGCGGCCGTCGAGCGGGAGGAAGAAATCTTCCCCCGCGGCGACGGTACGGCGGAGTTCGAGGTCCGCGTGCGGGCCCACGGCGAGTCGGCGGCGATCGAGCGGCACTTCCTGCGTTCTCACGAAAGGCGCCTGGCCATCCTGGAGTCGCGCCTGCGATCGACCAACGTGGACCTGGTCCTGGACCACGCGGAATTCCCGGCGGTGGATCTCGATGACGACCCCCTGCGCTATCGCTACCGGGGACGCGTCGAGCACTTCGGGCGTGAAGAAGACGGCGGCCTGTCGATTCCCCTGGCCCTCGACCCTCCACCGGTCCCGGTGGAGGCGCCGCCCTCCGAGCGGGACGTTCCCCTGTGGCTGCCGCCCCCCTTCTCCTGGCGCACGGTGAGCTGGATCGATCCAGGCGAGGGCACCCTGCGCGAAGTCCCCGAACCGGTGGAAATCACCTCTCCCTGGGGTAGCCTGAAGGTGGACGTCCGGGCCCGGAAGCGGCTGCGCATCACCATCACGATGACCTTCGACTCGGGCACGGTGGAAACCGAACAGATCCCCGCCTTCGGCGAGTTCATACGCCGGATCGACCAGGCCCTGTCCCAGCGGATCGTGGTGGAATGGCCATGAGAGGCAAGTCCCCCCTCGTCCCGGCGCTCCTGTTCGCCGTTCTCGCGCTGTCCCTCGTCCCGACCCCCGGCCGGGCCGCGGTCCAGGCCGAACCGGGCTGGGAAGCCCTGCTGGCCGGCGAGCACGACCGGGCGGAAAAAGAGCTCGACGCCTGCCTGGAGCGGGACCCCGGTCGGCTGGTCTGCGCCATCGGGCGCGCGACCCTGGCCGAGGCCCGCGGTGATTTCGACCTGGCGCTGGGGAGCCTGGCCGTCGCCCTGCGCTCCGGTGCCGACACGCCGCTGGCCGCCGCGGCCCTGGCGCGGGTACTCCTGCTGGCCACCCGCAGCACCGATGGCGGCCGGGAAGTCCAGGACCTGCTCGAGGGCATCGTCGACGGCGAGATCCCCGTCGGCGATCCGGAAGTGCGCTCGCTGGCCCTGCTCGGCCTGGCCGACGTCCTCTCCCGCTCGGGGCGGCCCTACCTGGCCTTTCGCCGGCTGGTGGAAGACGGCGGCCGCATCGAGAACTGGACGCTGCTGGGCCCCTACGGGAGGATCCCCTCGCTGGCCCTCGACGAGTCCTTCCCGCCCGACAGCGGCGATCTCGCCCCCTCGAACGAAAGGGGCCCGGGCCCTCTCCCGCCCCGCCGTCTCGACGTGTCTTTCGCCGACGGCCGCGTGATCCTGCCCTACCCCTTGAGGGAGGGCGCCGCGAGCTACGCCGTGACGGACCTCCAAGTCCGGCAGGCGACCTCCGTGAGGATCCGCGTCGACACCAACACCTCCTTCGAGGTCTTCATCGATGGGCACAGCGTGACCCGGGTCGATCGGTGGCGGCATCGCCCGCCGCACGCCGTGGCCCTCGCCGCCGAGCTGGGGGTCGGCCGCCACCGGCTGATGGTCAAACTCGCCACAGCCGCGTCGATGGGTCCCTTGTCGGTCACCGTGGAGCCGGTGTCGGGTCCCCTGCCGCAACCGGTCCCGCCGGAAGGCGAACCCCGCGGTGAGGCCCGTGTCAGGCCCATGCCGATAGCCAGCGATGCGCTCTTCCTGGGCGACCTGCCCCCGGATCCGGCTCACGTCATGGCGGCCGTCTGGTGGCTCAAAGCCCGGGGCCTGGATCGCAAGGTGGGTGCCGTGCTCGAGATCGCCGGCCGTCGCTGGCCCCAGGCCGCCGTGTTCACCCTCGCGCGAGGCGAGTTCTTCTTCAAGGCCGAGACGGGGGCCTCGCCCGCCGAGGACCTGGCCCGCGGCCGGGCCCTGATCGAGCAGGCTCTCGAAGCGGACCCGGAGCTGCTGACCGCCCGGCTGCTTCTGGCCCAGATGGATCGCGGCGCGGGGCGTGCGGACCACGCCCGCCAAACCGCCGAACAGGCCCTCGAGCACAGTCCCGACCATCCCGACGCCCTGCTGCTGCTCCACCGGCTGGCCGTGGAGCGCCAGTGGTACACGGAGGCCGAGGAGCTGATCCGCCGCGCCCGCCTGGCGGCTCCCGGCAGGGGGGACCTGCTCGACGCGGAGATCGACTTCTGGCGGGCCCGGGGCAACGCCACCCGACTTCACGCCCTGCTCGAACAGAGTTTCGCCCGCCACCCCCTCGACCTGGCCTGGCCGCGGCAGCTGCACCAGGAGGGCCGCACCGAACAGGCCCTGGCGGCCTGGGATACCGCCATCGCACTCCGGGAGACCGCCGCGGGAGCGTGGCTGGGCAAGGTCCGAACGCTGGAAGATGCCGGCCGCCGGCAGGAGGCCCTCGACTGCCTGCAGCGGGCGGCACAACTCTTCCCCGACTCCGGTTGGGTCGAAATGGAGCGGGCCGGCATCCTGGCCGAGATGGGGGATGAGCAGGGCGCCACCGAGGCCATTGAGCGGGCGCTGGCCTACGAACCCCAGCGCCTGAGCCTGCGCGACGTGCTGCCCTACCGAGGCGTGCCCGATCGGCTCCGGCCGTGGCTGGTGGACGCGACCTCGGTACTCGAGCGAGCCCGGCGCCCCGGGCCGGACACCGATTCCGCGCTGCTGGCGGATATCGCCGCCACCCTGATCGATCGCCGGGGCGGCCAGACCGAGCTCTACCAGGGTATCCACGGGGTCTACACCCGGGCCGGCGTCGAACACGAGGGTGAACTCCAGGTCCTGCCCGGCGGCATCATCGAAGCGATTCGGCTGCACAAGCCCGACGGGCGGATCGTCGACGTCGCCCCCGGCTCCCGGCGCCCGGTGTCCCTTCCGGGGCTCGAGCCGGGAGACTCCATCGAGTACGTCTGGAAGCGCTACACCCCGCCCCTCGAAGCCCTTCCCGGCACCCTGGACAACCGCACGGTCTTCCTCTTCCAGGGGGACGATCGAGACTACGTGCTCAGCCGCTTCGTGGTGGTGCACGATGCCGACTTGCCGGTCGAGGCCTGCGGCAACGTGGAAGGACTCGAGCGCACCGACGAAGTGATCGGCGGCCTGCGGGTGCGTTCCTGGACCGCCCGCGAGATGCCCCGGCAGTACATCGAACCGTTCGTCCCCAACCGCCTGGAGTTCACACCCCATCTGCGGTTGGGACTCGGCCTCGATTGGGCCACGGTCGGCCGGCTCTACCGGGGAGCGCTGGTGGGCCGTCTGCGCCTGGACGATCCGCTTCCCGCGATGCTCGAAGCGATTCGCGCCCGGGCACCGGGCGGGCAGCCCGAGGCGCTGGCGCGGGCGATGCACGCGGTGATCCTCGATCGGGTGCGCCCCGGCTCCTCGGCCCTGCGGCTCCATTCACCGGCCAGCATGGCCGCCTCCGCCGGTGAAGGCGATCGCGTCGCCATCGCCCTGGCCCTGGCCCGGGAGCTGGGCCTGCAACCCGAGCTGGTGCTGACCCGTTCGATGGAGTCCAACGGTTTCGACCTGGATTGCCCCTCGCCCCAGACCTTCGGCTATGCCGTCGTGCGGATCCGGGTCGCAGACCAGTGGGTCTACCTGGACTACACCGATGCCGACCACCCCTACGGCGTCCTGCCGGCTCAGCTCAGCGGCTCGGACGCCCTGGCGATTCCTTTCACCGGCGAGGCCTCCGCGCGACTGATCCAGCTTCCGCGCAGCACCAGCCAGATCATGCAGGAGCAGGTGGCCCGGGTGAAGCTGGACGCGAGCGGGCACGTCGAAGGCCACCTCAGGCTTCTGCTCCGCGGTTCCTTCGCAGCGATGACCCGACGCCTGCTACAGGATGTGCCGCCGGAAAAGATGCCCCTGGTGCGGCAGTCCCTGGTGGCCCAGGCCTTCCCCGGCGCCGTGGTCGAAGAGTGGAAGATGGAGGGTTTGGACGACCCCGAGGCCGCGCTGGTGCTCGACATGGATTTCACCGGCGGCACCCTCGGGCGACCCACGGCGGCAGGCCTGGCCCTGCCCATGACCACCCAGCCGCTGAAGTTGATTCCACGATTCGGCACCCTGCCCGCCCGACGCTACCCGATGCTCTTCTCCCCCCAGGCTCAGCGCGTCGACCACTTGGAGGTGCAGGTGCCCGGCGACTACCGGATCCAGCGCATCCCGGAACCTTTCGAATACGAGGGCCCGCTGGGGCGGTTCTCCATCGAGGCCCGCAGGGAGGCCGACAAGTTGATCATCGAACGCCGGGCCGTCCTGCCTCCCTTGCGCATCGAACCCGAGGAGTATCGCGCCTTCCGCGACACGGCCCGCTCGATCGACGACGCCGAAGGCCGGGAGATTCTCATCGTTCCCCGGGACCGATAAACAAGGGAGCGCCCCGAAGGGCGCTCCCGGCACTGTAGAAGAAGATCAGGTTCGTCGATGGATCAGCCACCGAACATGGAGAGAATCGCCTGGGCGGTGGAGTCCGGAATCACCAGGTTGCTGATGTTGAAGCTGCTGACCACCGGATTGACGGTGACACCGACATCACTGTTGTTGACCAGGTCCGTGGTGGTGCCCACATCGACGTTGCCGTCGGCATCGACGACCTGGTTGAAGACCTCGCCGAACTCGGCGTCGGACTGCGCGAGGCTCTGCAGGAAACCAAACAGACCAACACTCGGGGCGATACGGCTTTCGAGTTCCTGGACGTTGAGCTTCTTCATTCCCAATTCTCCTCCGGCCGAACGCTCTGGTCTGGCCGCTTGATGGGATCTCCGATCCCGTTGTCGTAGCCCGGACCTTCCCACCGAGGGAAGGCCCCTTCCCGCCCCTCCCATAAGCAAGGCGCGGGCCAACCGGGGCCTCTCGAACGAGAGAATCACCGCGTTCGCCGGGGGTCGAAGTGTTGCATGATCTTTCGTCGCCGGGCCGATGACGAATCTGCTTCCCGGCGCCCTGCCCCCCTCGTCCCCCGAACGACGATCTCGAACCGCCCTGTGTCGAAATAGAACAACCTCACGGGATCCGCCGGGCGCCGGCGCGGGCCCGGCGGCAGGAGCGATCATGGGCCATGGAAGCTCAGAGCAGGGAAGGCTCGATCAGGCGCAACACCCGCCGCAGGACCAGGCGGGCGATGCTCAGCCGGCCGCAATCGATCTTGGCCGCGCCGGTCATGCCCGGCCGCAACAGGTCCTGCTCGCTGTCGATGGTGCAGCGCACCCGAAAATGGGCGCGGCCCAGGTCATCGACGGAGGCGACGGGGG of Acidobacteriota bacterium contains these proteins:
- a CDS encoding DUF3857 domain-containing protein encodes the protein MVPADFRRWLTLSAALALSFALPPARAEAQPEACIETWWQTRLEALRAHRDSALALFPLRLLGEMAATIADPGELTVALDELRRQDGTHPLVAAEIDFRLVSRDLQRGAVDAARRRLARLGIVQEYLLAGTFDEGAAVDDFWGARRDPRQLTGRRIPVGPLGVLRLHPLLHPNQHRIAAVAFYVHAKRHRKIALRLGSDDRASVWLDGRQILIDRGAHALAFDQQAVLLDLSPGWHQVGLFVEQIEGPWRLIARLTEADGRPLEAGVDFGVPDDLPAITAPAPAAAENKRRRRRKKTELVTLTAELEERARTAPRFSADLALDLARREIPDRDHARAEAMAIENAFRRPLDPQALWAAALVVSDRAEQRRYYERLLALDPTEPAALRRLAQYHMAFDQTRRAVDYAQRSLEACPLADPYLAGWLEVARYVRGFPRGAAAALARLSGQAPRQATLLERLASLRARAHLHGQAIDAYLRYLALEGLDGAARSEVVRLLEAAGRTDEAREVLEEGIRLEPLAVSWRHRLAEHHLVHGRADAALETLLAARSLAPDAPSLLQLEGEIRLALGDRRGAARAWRKVIELSGASSGLAQRLAALEGRREEGFERWTVSLDTARELSENIAPGETASIVALSHTEAFEVKANGMATRFSQTISLVRDPQAGSFARHFSITYSPRLRRVRILDAKLVRKDGSVVPAARRERPLLPDPELRMWYDSRVLELSFPRLEEGDLIDVRYTISDIGHANPIADGYFGDLVAIGTMVPVLSSRLILEAPTSLPLRYQLVNLPEPGQATLSENGETRRIQVELPPLPAYPDAPLAPPATHRVPYAVVSSVADWNELGRLYARLLRPQMRTTSELQRIVREVTAGVQSPRRKIFELYRWVIENTRYVALEFGIHAIKPYDVAAVLDRHYGDCKDKANLLVAMLGEAGIQAHVALLRSRQRGRIDTTIPVFSAFDHAIVYVPSESLWLDGTVLSHGPRELPMADRNALALVIDPDGPVYGALQTTPGATASDAAVEREEEIFPRGDGTAEFEVRVRAHGESAAIERHFLRSHERRLAILESRLRSTNVDLVLDHAEFPAVDLDDDPLRYRYRGRVEHFGREEDGGLSIPLALDPPPVPVEAPPSERDVPLWLPPPFSWRTVSWIDPGEGTLREVPEPVEITSPWGSLKVDVRARKRLRITITMTFDSGTVETEQIPAFGEFIRRIDQALSQRIVVEWP